A window of Mercenaria mercenaria strain notata chromosome 16, MADL_Memer_1, whole genome shotgun sequence contains these coding sequences:
- the LOC128549734 gene encoding uncharacterized protein LOC128549734, producing the protein MKLSDATANKGNAFSMKLSDADDSDDNAFSMKLSDADDSDDNAFSMKLSDADDSDDNSFSMKLSDADDSDDNSISMKLSDADQSGGNSFNMKLSDAMANKENSFSMKLSDADDSEGNSFSMKLSDTKANKDISFSLKLSDVTANKGNAFSMKLSDTDDSDGNSFNMKLSDADDSDENSFSMKLSDADDSHGNSFSMKLSDANDNDGNSFSMKLSDTKAVKDISFSMKLADATASKNDSFSMKLSDVEVSKGNSFSMKLSDTRSRTETISQNKMSNNEGHANGCESCDDNWFQTANTLRKNIAEGLVIFLKNWKESIKIFSKEYMSELQFAKLFPRMEVEISLKAIHSTDIFLNLFWPFVYKTGFMNQKLGLFGLLTIEVPEHEQKTAFYSAIEKSLQLGIPFSEREVMYSFDDDSKLIINLKSSGLLKNSEAFMNAKRHLFTHDERAEITKKMDVAMKYLHDSTPELHRTIIQLVACFAFYKSEERVHVGGTSCSTPGVIWLDPSGLQNASVQFFVEQIVHEYIHNSLCYAEMVHGIFSDHSNLPNAKSVSSIRRELRNYDKSFHAAYVSTGLVAFHARAGSLKRAEELVPALRISVDDLVKVNKQTEILTESGGAMLQAMVDFLKVIRLY; encoded by the exons ATGAAATTGTCTGATGCTACTGCTAACAAAGGAAATGCATTCAGTATGAAACTATCTGACGCCGACGACAGCGATGATAATGCATTCAGTATGAAACTATCTGACGCCGACGACAGCGATGATAATGCATTCAGTATGAAACTATCTGACGCCGACGACAGCGATGATAATTCATTTAGTATGAAACTATCTGACGCCGACGACAGCGATGATAATTCAATCAGCATGAAACTGTCTGACGCCGACCAAAGCGGCGGGAATTCATTCAATATGAAACTGTCTGATGCTATGGCTAACAAAGAAAATTCATTTAGTATGAAACTCTCTGACGCCGACGACAGCGAAGGGAATTCATTCAgtatgaaattgtctgatacgAAGGCTAACAAAGATATCTCCTTCAGTTTGAAACTGTCTGATGTTACGGCTAACAAAGGAAATGCATTCAGTATGAAACTGTCTGACACCGACGACAGCGATGGAAATTCATTCAATATGAAACTGTCCGACGCCGACGACAGCGATGAGAATTCATTCAGTATGAAACTGTCTGACGCCGACGACAGCCACGGTAATTCATTCAGTATGAAACTGTCTGATGCCAACGACAACGATGGGAATTCATTCAGTATGAAACTGTCTGATACGAAGGCTGTCAAAGATATCTCATTCAGCATGAAACTGGCTGATGCAACAGCCAGCAAAAATGATTCATTCAGTATGAAACTGTCTGACGTAGAGGTGAGCAAAGGAAATTCATTCAGTATGAAACTGTCAGATACCAGAAGTCGAACAGAGACTATATCTCAAAATAAGATGTCCAATAACGAAGGTCATGCCAACGGATGTGAATCCTGCGATGACAATTGGTTTCAGACAGCGAATACTCTTCGAAAAAATATTGCTGAAGGATTAGTAATATTCTTGAAAAATTGGAAGGAAAGTATCAAGATTTTTTCGAaagaatatatgtctgaattacAGTTCGCAAAGTTATTTCCCCGAATGGAAGTCGAAATATCACTTAAAGCAATACACTCAACGGACATATTTCTAAATCTGTTTTGGCCTTTTGTTTACAAAACTGGATTCATGAATCAAAAACTCGGACTTTTCGGTTTATTAACAATAGAAGTACCAGAACATGAACAGAAAACGGCTTTTTATTCTGCAATTGAGAAGTCTCTTCAGCTTGGAATACCGTTCTCTGAACGTGAAGTTATGTACAGCTTTGATGATGATTCCAAGCTAATCATTAATCTAAAAAGTTCAGGACTACTGAAAAATAGTGAAGCGTTTATGAACGCTAAACGACATCTTTTCACTCATGACGAACGTGCGGAAATAACAAAGAAAATGGACGTTGCAATGAAATATCTGCATGATTCAACGCCTGAGTTACATCGCACCATTATTCAGCTTGTAGcttgttttgcattttataaGTCAGAAGAACGCGTGCATGTGGGTGGTACATCATGCTCTACACCTGGTGTCATATGGCTTGATCCGAGTGGTCTACAGAATGCCTCAGTTCAGTTCTTTGTTGAGCAGATAGTGCATGAATACATACATAATTCCTTATGTTATGCAGAGATGGTACATGGAATTTTCTCTGATCATTCAAATTTGCCAAATGCCAAATCGGTATCATCTATTCGACGCGAGCTTCGGAACTACGACAAGAGCTTTCATGCAGCATACGTTTCAACAG GTCTTGTTGCGTTTCACGCAAGAGCTGGAAGCTTAAAGAGGGCTGAAGAATTGGTTCCAGCACTCCGGATTTCAGTTGATGACCTCGTGAAAGTCAACAAACAAACGGAGATACTGACCGAATCTGGAGGAGCAATGTTGCAAGCTATGGTTGACTTCCTTAAAGTCATTCGtctttattaa